In a single window of the Oculatellaceae cyanobacterium genome:
- a CDS encoding protein phosphatase 2C domain-containing protein: protein MQPDYIVRSEINQRENNEDSFQRFSIISGLTPNPIIVLAIADGMGGLAYGEQVSREGLKKLSLALFEELVVEPSINRLEAGYQLDTKILSQAVMNAIEQANAHVRRIVEINKWGKAGSTIVIAAILQNKAIVGNLGDSPLFHYQASSGKLTKITEDHTVAAVLMQMGMLTPEMARYHEGRNQLEFYLGCYHLPQNPPLYKLDLAEGDLLLLCSDGINGCLLHKEIEAIFAENKGDLVKLADNLIIAAKTVGETDNQTLILWRYQVGDEKVREQSFPKESLSVDTVVQG from the coding sequence ATGCAGCCTGATTACATTGTTCGTAGCGAAATCAACCAAAGGGAAAATAACGAAGATAGTTTTCAAAGATTTTCTATCATTTCTGGACTAACGCCAAACCCTATTATAGTACTAGCGATCGCAGATGGGATGGGTGGGCTGGCATACGGAGAACAAGTGAGTCGAGAAGGACTTAAAAAGCTCAGTCTGGCTTTATTTGAAGAGTTAGTAGTTGAACCATCAATTAATCGCTTGGAAGCTGGATATCAGCTTGATACAAAAATATTATCCCAGGCTGTAATGAATGCGATCGAACAAGCCAATGCTCATGTCCGCCGGATAGTGGAAATTAACAAATGGGGTAAGGCTGGTTCAACTATTGTTATAGCTGCAATTTTACAAAATAAAGCGATTGTTGGAAATTTGGGAGATAGTCCTTTATTTCATTATCAGGCAAGTAGTGGCAAGCTAACTAAAATAACCGAAGATCATACGGTAGCTGCGGTGTTAATGCAGATGGGAATGCTTACCCCAGAAATGGCGCGATATCACGAAGGGCGTAACCAATTGGAGTTTTATTTAGGTTGTTATCATTTACCGCAAAATCCGCCTTTATATAAGTTGGATTTAGCTGAGGGTGATTTATTGCTGCTGTGTTCTGATGGTATTAATGGCTGTCTTTTACACAAAGAAATAGAAGCAATTTTTGCGGAGAATAAGGGAGATTTAGTTAAGCTTGCAGATAATTTAATTATAGCAGCAAAAACGGTGGGTGAAACTGATAATCAAACATTGATTTTGTGGAGGTATCAAGTAGGAGATGAAAAGGTGCGTGAGCAAAGCTTTCCGAAGGAATCGCTTTCTGTTGATACTGTGGTTCAAGGGTGA
- a CDS encoding right-handed parallel beta-helix repeat-containing protein → MVVKQTIIVSSTGEGYYTTIGEAIKNAQPDSCILVRSGLYQEGLIIDKQLEIIGDGLVADIVIESTDSSCIIMGTDYAVVRGLTLRGCREVRYEFYAVDIPQGRLVLEDCDITSNSLSCIGIHGATANPLIRRCQIHDGKADGVWVYENGQGTVEDCDIFANTYSGVRIRKGSNPIIRRCQIHDNGSTGVLFSENGQGTVEDCDIFANAKVGVAIREGANPIIRRCQIHDGKENGIIVSENGQGTVEDCDIFANVKAGVAIKQGGNPIIRRCQINRNGYEAVWVYENGAGRVENCNLTGNTRGAWDIETGCSVYRSGNIED, encoded by the coding sequence ATGGTTGTCAAGCAAACTATCATTGTTTCTAGTACAGGTGAGGGTTACTACACTACTATTGGGGAAGCAATTAAAAATGCTCAACCGGATAGTTGTATTTTAGTGCGTTCAGGTTTGTATCAAGAAGGTTTGATAATAGACAAGCAACTGGAAATTATTGGTGATGGGTTAGTAGCAGATATTGTAATTGAGAGTACGGATTCAAGTTGCATTATTATGGGGACTGATTATGCTGTAGTGCGTGGTTTAACTTTACGTGGTTGCCGTGAAGTTAGGTATGAATTTTATGCCGTAGATATCCCTCAAGGAAGATTGGTGCTTGAGGATTGTGATATTACTTCAAATTCATTATCCTGTATTGGTATTCATGGAGCTACTGCTAATCCCTTGATCCGCCGTTGCCAAATTCACGATGGCAAGGCAGATGGCGTTTGGGTCTATGAAAACGGACAAGGGACAGTAGAAGATTGTGATATTTTCGCCAATACTTATTCGGGAGTACGAATTAGGAAAGGAAGCAACCCGATTATTCGTCGTTGCCAAATTCACGATAACGGGTCTACTGGCGTTTTGTTTTCTGAAAATGGACAAGGGACAGTAGAAGATTGTGACATTTTCGCTAATGCTAAAGTGGGAGTAGCAATCCGTGAAGGAGCAAACCCAATTATCCGTCGTTGCCAAATTCACGATGGTAAGGAAAATGGCATCATTGTCTCTGAAAACGGACAAGGGACAGTAGAAGATTGTGACATTTTCGCCAATGTTAAAGCGGGAGTAGCAATTAAGCAAGGAGGCAACCCGATTATCCGTCGTTGTCAAATTAATCGAAATGGTTATGAAGCTGTCTGGGTGTATGAAAATGGTGCAGGTAGGGTAGAAAACTGCAATCTCACGGGTAATACTCGTGGCGCATGGGATATAGAAACTGGTTGTTCCGTGTATCGCAGTGGTAACATTGAGGACTGA
- a CDS encoding helix-turn-helix domain-containing protein, with amino-acid sequence MLLTYQYKIKPNSEQEIVMMQWLELLRRHYNYALGQRLDWLSRTRSSIDRCSLVSEPIGEIPDQFPNYNFQAGTIKQTKELFPEYKDIYHDVQQQNLKRLDRSPCY; translated from the coding sequence ATGCTATTAACCTACCAGTACAAAATTAAGCCGAATTCAGAGCAAGAAATAGTGATGATGCAGTGGTTAGAATTATTGCGCCGTCACTATAATTATGCTTTGGGGCAGCGTTTAGACTGGCTGAGTCGCACCCGATCCAGTATTGACAGATGCTCCTTAGTTTCAGAACCAATTGGAGAAATTCCTGACCAATTTCCTAATTATAATTTTCAGGCAGGAACAATCAAGCAAACTAAAGAATTATTCCCAGAATATAAAGATATATATCACGATGTTCAACAGCAGAATTTAAAGCGGTTAGACAGGAGTCCATGTTATTAA
- a CDS encoding helix-turn-helix domain-containing protein — protein sequence MESINDNHDQTTCSVEITLKVIGGRWKVLILRELFHGVKRFNQLHRSINGVTQKMLTQQLREMEQEGLIHREVYLQVPPKVEYSLTPLGESLKPILDSMHQWGAKFLSQKNTDSEVDEPPIAM from the coding sequence ATGGAATCTATAAATGATAATCACGATCAAACAACCTGTTCAGTAGAAATCACACTCAAGGTTATTGGCGGAAGATGGAAAGTTTTGATTCTGCGTGAGTTATTTCATGGAGTTAAGCGTTTCAATCAACTGCATCGCTCTATCAATGGAGTTACTCAAAAAATGCTTACCCAGCAACTTAGAGAGATGGAGCAAGAAGGATTAATTCATCGAGAAGTTTACTTACAAGTTCCCCCAAAAGTAGAATATTCCCTCACACCATTAGGCGAAAGTTTGAAACCAATACTTGATTCAATGCACCAATGGGGGGCAAAATTTTTAAGTCAAAAAAACACAGACTCGGAAGTAGACGAGCCACCAATTGCTATGTAA
- a CDS encoding Uma2 family endonuclease encodes MTVNTLIKLTFEQFLEQRPDEGIYELVNGEIVKVEPTRAHKNIARYLVRSFDREIERLGWDYIVDKDILIKTRTSEGEERGRNPDVGVVSASVWNNNVLAYGALSEPIQLAVEVVSTNWEDDYVDKLDEYQRLGIPEYWIVDYLAIAARSYLGNPKVATIFVYQLVDRKYQLQRFTGSERIISATFPELNLTVEQVFVASQMQKF; translated from the coding sequence ATGACTGTTAATACACTAATAAAATTAACCTTTGAGCAGTTTCTTGAACAACGCCCTGATGAGGGGATTTATGAATTGGTGAATGGGGAAATTGTCAAGGTGGAACCTACTAGAGCGCATAAGAATATAGCACGATATCTGGTGAGAAGCTTTGACAGAGAAATTGAGCGTTTAGGTTGGGATTATATTGTTGATAAAGATATTCTTATTAAAACTAGAACGTCTGAGGGTGAGGAACGAGGTAGAAACCCAGATGTAGGTGTGGTGAGTGCTTCTGTATGGAATAACAATGTATTAGCTTATGGGGCGTTGAGTGAGCCGATTCAATTAGCTGTGGAAGTGGTTTCAACTAATTGGGAAGATGACTATGTTGATAAGTTAGATGAGTATCAACGTTTGGGGATACCTGAATATTGGATTGTGGATTATTTGGCTATTGCTGCTAGAAGTTATTTAGGTAATCCGAAGGTTGCGACTATTTTTGTTTATCAATTAGTTGATAGAAAATATCAATTACAAAGGTTTACTGGTTCTGAGCGGATTATTTCTGCTACTTTTCCAGAATTAAATTTAACTGTTGAGCAGGTTTTTGTGGCTAGTCAGATGCAAAAATTTTAA
- a CDS encoding metal-dependent hydrolase, with translation MLKQIKKFQWVIICIVSIIFLALPACTVFGQTTQTTTNRTQLLWYGQSAFKLTTPSGKVLLIDPFITNPANPNGKADLAKLNKVDLILVTHGHGDHVGDSVEIAKKTNAKLVTTLDLGQAMVAYNGYPKELAGFDTQGNFGGELSLLNNEVKVAFIPAVHSSTVSTDGSPTNYAGNPGGFLISVKNGPVIYHTGDTDLFSDMALIPHFRRVNLMLACIGDKFTMGPKRAAEAVKLVNPAMVVPMHFGTYNLPGTPAAFAQALKQQGVKSKYKLMKVGETLSL, from the coding sequence ATGTTAAAACAAATTAAAAAATTTCAGTGGGTAATTATTTGTATAGTCTCGATCATATTCTTGGCGTTGCCAGCTTGTACTGTTTTTGGTCAAACTACCCAAACCACTACTAACCGTACTCAATTACTGTGGTACGGTCAATCTGCCTTCAAACTGACAACACCATCGGGTAAAGTATTACTCATTGATCCTTTTATTACTAATCCTGCCAACCCCAATGGCAAAGCAGATCTAGCAAAACTAAATAAAGTTGATTTAATTTTAGTCACTCATGGTCATGGCGATCATGTTGGCGACTCAGTAGAAATTGCTAAAAAAACCAACGCCAAGCTAGTTACTACCCTTGATTTAGGTCAGGCAATGGTAGCCTATAACGGTTATCCAAAAGAATTGGCAGGTTTTGATACTCAAGGAAACTTTGGTGGCGAATTAAGCTTGCTAAATAACGAAGTCAAAGTTGCCTTTATTCCCGCCGTACACAGTTCCACAGTCTCCACAGATGGAAGTCCCACTAACTATGCTGGTAACCCAGGGGGTTTTCTAATTAGCGTGAAAAATGGCCCCGTAATTTACCACACTGGCGACACTGACTTATTCTCAGATATGGCGCTTATCCCACACTTTCGCCGTGTAAACTTGATGCTTGCCTGCATAGGCGATAAATTTACAATGGGGCCAAAACGTGCAGCCGAAGCCGTAAAGTTAGTTAACCCTGCAATGGTTGTACCGATGCACTTTGGTACATATAACTTACCAGGTACACCCGCCGCTTTTGCCCAAGCATTAAAGCAACAAGGCGTTAAGAGTAAATACAAACTAATGAAAGTGGGTGAAACACTTAGTCTTTAA
- a CDS encoding RNA methyltransferase — protein MLTSLQNPLVKQIRKLQSAKERKEQQLFLLEGTHLLEEACAVNYPLVTLCCTLQWQEANGKLWEEACQRCQRVEVVSAEVIKAIATTVNPDGVVATGRSRTNKQLAIPFKGVGLALETLQDPGNLGTIIRTAAAAGVEGLWLSANSVDLDNPKVLRASAGQWFRLPMTVSEDLKTVVQECRDAGIQIVATTARAQVTFWELDLQQPSLILLGNEGAGLSPGLEALADVQVQIPLSRGVESLNVAIATALILYEAKRQRLQVGS, from the coding sequence ATGTTGACCAGTCTGCAAAATCCTTTGGTAAAGCAAATCCGTAAGTTGCAGTCTGCTAAGGAACGAAAAGAGCAACAGTTATTTTTGCTAGAAGGAACGCACTTGCTGGAAGAAGCGTGTGCTGTAAATTATCCTTTGGTGACGCTTTGTTGTACCCTTCAATGGCAGGAAGCAAACGGGAAACTTTGGGAGGAGGCGTGTCAGCGTTGTCAGCGTGTAGAAGTGGTAAGTGCTGAAGTTATTAAGGCGATCGCAACTACTGTAAACCCTGATGGTGTTGTTGCAACTGGACGATCTAGAACTAATAAGCAACTTGCGATCCCATTTAAGGGTGTGGGACTGGCTTTGGAAACTCTACAAGACCCTGGTAATTTAGGTACAATCATTCGCACTGCGGCGGCGGCAGGTGTTGAGGGTTTGTGGTTGAGTGCTAATAGTGTAGATTTGGATAATCCCAAGGTTTTACGTGCATCGGCGGGACAGTGGTTTCGTCTACCAATGACTGTTAGTGAAGATTTAAAGACGGTGGTGCAAGAATGTCGGGATGCTGGGATACAAATAGTAGCAACGACAGCACGGGCGCAGGTGACTTTCTGGGAATTAGATTTACAACAACCTAGTTTAATTTTGCTGGGTAATGAAGGCGCTGGACTTTCACCAGGTTTAGAGGCGTTAGCTGATGTGCAGGTGCAAATACCTCTCAGTAGAGGGGTGGAGTCTTTGAATGTGGCGATCGCAACTGCGTTAATTTTATATGAAGCAAAACGCCAACGGCTACAGGTTGGAAGTTAG
- a CDS encoding endonuclease/exonuclease/phosphatase family protein — translation MSQSLRIATWNIKRPRIKGWLNNPVIINKIQDINADIWVLTETNSIINPGDVYSSVASTVIDNYHTSGESCVTIWSRYPIKQHLPTFDPTLTVCVEIASPIGSLLVYGSIIPWAHEGVLEKEAKVWQRHYKSINDHSEEWYKFSPNLPICAVGDFNECLSKPFQCGTAKGRELLKNALERSNLKCLTASEEIGYNIDHICLSAGWATKVSKVDKWQAYNANGKPVSDHQGISIEIDFD, via the coding sequence ATGTCTCAGTCTTTAAGAATTGCTACCTGGAATATTAAACGTCCTAGAATAAAGGGCTGGCTGAACAATCCTGTAATTATTAATAAGATTCAAGATATTAATGCTGATATTTGGGTTCTTACTGAAACAAATAGCATCATTAATCCTGGGGATGTTTATAGTAGTGTAGCATCAACAGTTATAGATAATTATCACACTTCTGGAGAAAGTTGTGTAACAATTTGGTCACGCTATCCAATTAAGCAACATTTGCCTACTTTTGATCCTACTCTTACTGTTTGTGTGGAAATTGCATCTCCAATAGGTAGTTTACTGGTTTATGGAAGTATTATTCCTTGGGCGCATGAGGGTGTTTTAGAAAAAGAAGCGAAAGTTTGGCAGCGCCATTATAAATCAATTAATGATCATAGTGAAGAATGGTATAAATTTAGCCCAAATTTACCTATCTGTGCGGTGGGTGACTTTAATGAATGCTTGAGTAAACCTTTTCAATGTGGAACTGCAAAAGGAAGAGAATTGTTAAAAAATGCTCTAGAGCGTAGTAATTTAAAATGTTTAACTGCATCTGAAGAAATTGGTTATAATATCGACCATATTTGCTTGAGTGCAGGATGGGCGACAAAAGTAAGTAAGGTTGATAAATGGCAGGCTTATAATGCTAATGGTAAGCCTGTAAGTGACCATCAAGGAATTAGTATTGAGATTGATTTTGATTAA
- a CDS encoding serine/threonine-protein kinase has product MTFLNCTEGHKNPPVNKFCQECGQPLPIHVGKIINNRYHIVRCLGQGGFGRTYLAEDITQGNQNCVLKEFAPQDQPGSQLQKAQELFEREGSVLYKLQHPQIPRLREMLRSNLSGKEYLFLVQDYVEGGTYYQFLETRKRQGKTFSEDEIRELLLQILPVLSYIHSLNVIHRDISPDNLIKRQTDGLPVLIDFGGVKVLQATAFAWLTSPGILPTRLGKTGYAPEEQLKQGKVAANSDLYALAVTALVLLTGKQADELYDTYNAVWRWGQINISPQLQAILKQMLAYKPSDRPSSASEVIQALSATPTPPPNPNISRIHTAVVAPGKQQKSPPRSQLHNIGSQVLAAVFRVPSWLPHSAKTFAATLGIGLLLAGGFNLVKFLTEGNPLAPLTKRSPSVSDRAPKLLSRRQALQIPEAFFNNLINEQFYQQHPELNRRNLTSKPEDAQLRAEWQAIGDDFLNKIQQSKLSKDALKKLGNYSQRDAEIWRQKARQDELGDYTLNKLRKETDAKFYQLFPEEARNPNKSKLLGQIWYAIAADKVSELEANN; this is encoded by the coding sequence ATGACGTTCCTTAATTGCACTGAAGGACATAAAAATCCTCCCGTTAACAAGTTTTGTCAAGAGTGCGGTCAGCCGCTCCCAATTCATGTAGGGAAGATAATCAATAATCGCTATCACATTGTCCGTTGTCTAGGGCAAGGTGGGTTTGGGCGTACCTATTTAGCGGAAGATATCACTCAAGGCAATCAAAATTGTGTTTTAAAAGAATTTGCACCGCAAGATCAACCTGGATCGCAGTTACAAAAAGCGCAAGAATTATTTGAGCGAGAAGGAAGTGTACTCTACAAGCTTCAACATCCTCAAATTCCCCGCTTGCGTGAGATGCTGCGATCTAATTTATCGGGGAAGGAATATTTGTTTTTAGTACAAGACTATGTAGAAGGTGGAACTTACTATCAGTTTCTAGAAACCCGTAAACGTCAAGGGAAAACTTTTAGTGAGGATGAAATCCGCGAACTGCTACTTCAAATATTGCCCGTTTTATCTTATATCCACTCACTGAATGTAATTCACCGCGATATTTCTCCTGATAATTTAATCAAGAGACAGACGGATGGACTACCTGTATTAATTGATTTTGGTGGAGTTAAGGTATTGCAAGCAACTGCCTTTGCTTGGTTAACTTCCCCAGGTATATTACCTACGCGGTTAGGTAAGACTGGATATGCGCCAGAAGAACAACTAAAACAGGGCAAAGTTGCTGCTAATAGTGATTTATATGCTTTGGCAGTTACAGCCTTGGTACTGCTGACAGGTAAGCAAGCTGATGAATTGTATGATACATATAACGCGGTTTGGCGTTGGGGACAAATTAATATTAGCCCGCAATTGCAAGCAATCTTAAAACAAATGCTGGCATATAAACCGAGCGATCGCCCTTCTTCTGCATCAGAAGTTATCCAAGCGCTATCTGCAACACCCACACCGCCACCTAACCCCAATATTTCTCGTATTCATACCGCTGTAGTTGCGCCTGGAAAACAACAAAAATCTCCCCCTCGATCGCAACTTCACAATATCGGTTCTCAAGTACTTGCTGCGGTTTTTAGAGTTCCTAGTTGGCTACCTCACTCAGCAAAAACATTTGCAGCTACCCTAGGCATAGGATTATTATTAGCAGGGGGTTTTAATTTAGTTAAATTCTTAACTGAGGGAAATCCATTAGCACCTTTGACAAAGCGATCGCCTAGTGTAAGCGATCGCGCACCTAAACTTCTAAGCCGTCGTCAAGCATTACAAATTCCAGAAGCTTTTTTTAATAATTTAATCAACGAACAATTTTATCAACAACACCCAGAATTAAACAGGCGTAATCTCACTTCCAAGCCAGAAGATGCCCAATTACGAGCAGAATGGCAAGCTATTGGTGACGATTTTCTTAATAAAATCCAACAAAGTAAACTAAGTAAAGATGCTCTGAAAAAACTAGGAAATTATAGCCAAAGAGATGCCGAGATTTGGCGACAGAAAGCTAGACAAGATGAGCTAGGTGACTATACACTTAACAAACTCAGAAAAGAAACTGACGCTAAGTTTTATCAATTATTTCCAGAAGAAGCACGTAATCCGAACAAATCAAAACTATTAGGTCAAATTTGGTATGCGATCGCCGCTGATAAAGTTAGTGAATTAGAAGCTAATAATTAA
- a CDS encoding transposase gives MNPHNTSQNCSGCGVKVPKTLSVRTHYCPKCNLILDRDENAAVNILNKALQAVGHIVSAGRGLVDKQPMKPEAWGFQGVQLSLF, from the coding sequence GTGAATCCACATAACACATCACAGAATTGTTCTGGTTGTGGGGTAAAAGTTCCTAAAACTTTATCTGTTAGGACACATTATTGTCCAAAATGCAACTTGATTTTAGATCGTGATGAAAATGCTGCGGTCAATATCTTAAATAAAGCATTACAGGCGGTGGGTCACATCGTTTCTGCGGGTAGAGGCTTAGTTGATAAACAGCCTATGAAACCTGAAGCTTGGGGTTTTCAAGGAGTACAATTGTCCTTGTTTTAG
- the typA gene encoding translational GTPase TypA yields the protein MTLPIRNVAIIAHVDHGKTTLVDALLKQSGIFREGEEVPDCVMDSNDIERERGITILSKNTAVQYKDTHINIVDTPGHADFGGEVERVLGMVDGCILIVDANEGPMPQTRFVLKKALEKGLRPIVVVNKIDRGQADPYVAIDKVLDLFLELGADDDQCEFPYLFASGMSGYAKDSLEDENVDMKPLFEAILHHVPPPVGDPTKPLQLQVTTLDYSEYVGRIVIGKIHNGTIYVGQQAALIKENGEIAKGKITKLMGFEGLKRIDLTEASAGNIIAVAGFADANIGETITNPDNPQALPLIKVDEPTLQMTFSVNDSPFAGQEGKLVTSRQVRDRLFRELETNVALRVEETDSPDKFLVSGRGELHLGILIENMRREGYEFQVSQPQVIYREVNGQPCEPYELLVLDVPEEAVGGCIERLGQRKGEMQDMLVGASNRTQLEFIIPARGLIGFRGEFMRITRGEGIMNHSFLDYRAICGDIVARRNGVLISFEEGVATYYALLNAEDRGVFFIGPGTKVYRGMIVGENTRPQDLELNICKTKQLTNHRASGGEELVQLQAPVEMSLERALEYIGSDELVEVTPKSIRLRKVSKKLAKR from the coding sequence ATGACGCTTCCCATTCGCAACGTTGCCATTATTGCTCACGTAGATCACGGCAAAACTACACTTGTTGATGCCTTGCTCAAACAATCCGGCATTTTCCGCGAAGGGGAAGAAGTTCCGGATTGCGTAATGGACTCTAACGATATTGAGCGTGAACGCGGTATCACCATCCTTTCTAAGAATACCGCCGTTCAATACAAAGACACCCACATTAATATTGTTGACACCCCTGGACACGCTGACTTCGGTGGCGAAGTTGAACGGGTACTGGGTATGGTCGATGGCTGCATCCTGATTGTAGATGCCAATGAAGGCCCCATGCCGCAAACGCGGTTTGTACTGAAAAAAGCCTTAGAAAAGGGACTACGCCCCATTGTTGTAGTCAATAAAATTGACCGTGGACAAGCAGATCCCTACGTCGCAATAGATAAAGTATTGGATTTATTCTTAGAACTAGGCGCTGATGATGATCAGTGCGAGTTCCCCTACTTATTTGCTTCTGGTATGTCAGGCTACGCCAAAGACAGCTTAGAGGACGAAAACGTAGACATGAAGCCTTTATTTGAAGCAATTCTGCACCATGTTCCACCCCCAGTAGGCGATCCTACTAAACCGCTACAACTGCAAGTCACAACCCTAGACTATTCGGAATATGTAGGTCGGATTGTTATTGGCAAAATCCATAACGGTACAATCTACGTTGGTCAGCAAGCTGCTTTGATTAAAGAAAACGGCGAAATTGCCAAAGGCAAAATTACTAAGTTGATGGGTTTTGAAGGATTAAAGCGCATCGACTTAACAGAAGCCTCTGCTGGTAATATCATTGCCGTTGCTGGTTTTGCTGATGCCAATATTGGGGAAACAATTACTAATCCCGATAATCCTCAAGCTTTACCACTAATTAAAGTAGATGAACCGACATTGCAAATGACGTTCTCTGTGAACGACTCACCATTTGCAGGTCAAGAAGGCAAACTGGTAACATCACGACAAGTGCGCGATCGCTTATTCCGTGAATTAGAAACCAACGTCGCCCTACGGGTAGAAGAAACCGACTCCCCCGATAAATTCCTCGTTTCCGGTCGTGGTGAATTACACCTGGGCATTTTAATTGAAAATATGCGTCGGGAAGGATACGAATTTCAGGTATCCCAACCACAAGTAATTTACCGTGAAGTTAACGGACAACCCTGCGAACCTTACGAATTACTGGTGCTGGACGTTCCAGAAGAAGCAGTAGGCGGTTGCATTGAACGCTTAGGTCAACGCAAAGGTGAAATGCAGGATATGCTAGTTGGCGCTAGTAATCGCACCCAGCTAGAATTTATCATCCCCGCGCGTGGTTTAATTGGCTTCCGAGGTGAATTCATGCGAATCACTCGCGGTGAAGGCATTATGAACCACAGTTTCTTAGATTATCGTGCTATCTGTGGCGATATTGTTGCCCGTCGTAACGGTGTATTAATTTCCTTTGAAGAAGGCGTTGCTACCTATTATGCCCTGCTAAATGCTGAAGACCGAGGCGTATTCTTTATTGGCCCTGGTACAAAAGTTTACAGAGGTATGATTGTTGGGGAAAACACCCGCCCACAAGACTTAGAACTGAATATCTGCAAAACTAAGCAGCTAACTAACCATCGTGCGTCTGGTGGTGAAGAATTGGTGCAGTTACAAGCACCAGTGGAAATGAGTTTAGAGCGTGCTTTGGAGTATATCGGATCTGATGAATTGGTGGAAGTAACACCAAAGTCAATTCGTCTGCGGAAGGTGTCGAAGAAGTTGGCGAAGCGGTAA